DNA from Rubripirellula lacrimiformis:
ACCGGGCGGAGAAGCTTGAGATTTTCGACGACCAGATGCAGCCGGTCAGCGCGGTCGTCATCTCATACTCTCCCATGGACTACCCCAGCTTCCCGGGTGCAAAATACGCCAAGCTGACGACCTGGGACGGAGGAACCTTTCTGTTCGAGCTGACGATGGCACACGCCGATTCCAATTGGGACGCGACGGACAATCATCCGACCGATGGGCGATTGATCGAAGCGAAGGATCGCTACGGCATCGGATATGACATCACCTACAAGACTTGGACACCAGCCCAGATCACGGCCTCTCCCTCGCGTCAGTGGCAAATCGATAACGTCACCGACACCAACGGCCGGACGATTTCTTTTACGTACGACACCGTTCAGCACGCCGGTTTGTGGGTCGTTGAAAAGGTCACTCTTCCGAACAGCGATGAGATCGAGTACCGATATTTGAACGGCTTTCTAAATGAGATCGAGTATCCCGACGGAACGATCAGCACGATCACGTTCTCAGACAGTGCCAACGGCATGTTCAAAATGAGTTTCAGCGAAAAGGCGGCTGAGCCCGGCCACCGGAACAAGACCGTTCTGTTTGCCGGTATGGCATCTGTGTACCAGGGCGACGTCATCCCCAGCACCTTCGGTGTAGTTCGAATGGTGAGCAACGGGGAAGATGAACCAACGTATTACAGTTTCACGACTCCCCAAGGGCCCCACGATCCCACGACAAGTACATCTGGGCACCACGCAGGCAGCTGGGTATATGAAGGCGGGGGAAGGTTATTTGCAGAAGTTGAGCTGTCCTCCGCGAACAGCCTCAACTACCTCACCCCGCGACGTCACCTCAAGGATGGTTGGCTTGCGAATCTTGACGAGCTGGGTAACCCGATGACAACACTCTCAGCAAGTCAACTTTTTGCGGGCACTTTCGAAACGCACTTTGAACAGTTTGCGGCCGGAACTCATGCCGACGTTTTCCGGGGTAAGGCAAGGCGAACGATTGATGCACAGGGTCACGAAGTGATCCATGCCTTTTCGTCCGGATCGCGATCAACCGGGCAAGCGGTGGACAATCGACTGCGCAGCGACTACGCCGACAATTCATTCGAAACGTACTGCTACAACAGCCGCAACCAAGTGACCCGCTACCGCGATCGTGCTGGTCACGTCACGCATACGGATTACGATTCTTCGGGCCGCGTGACATCGTACGAGGTCGGGCTGGAAGACTCATCCTCTAACGTTGAAACAAGCGACCCATATACCGGCACCTCGACGTATGACCGCTGTGCGACCGATGATGTTCAGACGACGGAGCATGCGACGTACCAATGGACCTACTACAGTTCGGGAACTAGCGTCGGGCTCGTGGAAACATATACTGACGCACGCGGGAACGTCACTGACTACGAATACGACGCTAAACGTCGCTTATATAAAGTAATCGCCCCTCCCGAAGCTTCTGGTGGCACGCGTGCAGAGCTAGTGTATACGTACGATAGCCAGGGCCGCGTCGAAAAAATCACCAACCCGATCGGCGACGACATTCAATATGTCTACGACGACCGCAACCGAATCATCAGCACGATCTACGATGACGGGACCACTGAACGGGTAATCTATGGCACCGGGAACGATCTTGCCCTGATGCTCAAGACAATCGACCGAAACGGGGTTGTAACCACCTACGACTACGATAGTGCAGACCGCATGGTAACGCGGGTTACTGCGGCGGCCCAAATGACCGGAGGCATAGAGACCGCCACGCCCGACTTAGCGGCTACCGAAACGTTTGCCTACCTCAACGGAACTTTCGATGTCATCGAGCGAAACGCTCGTGGATCCAAGTCTTACACGGTTTACGACTATCGCGGTCGCCCGGTCGAGAAAACAAGGTCGCCTCGCGACGGGAAAACACTCGAAACCGTTCGGGTTTACGTCAACAACCAACTTTTCAAGAGCGAAGATCCCTTTGGGCGAAACACTTATTTCGCCTACGATGCAACCGATGGAAGGTTGATCCGTACAGTCGCCGGCACCGTTCCAGGATTCAGCCTGACGAACGCTTCAGCGGTGATCAGTCTACTCCGTGACACCTCGGCGAACGCGGACTATGTGGTCAGCGATACGATCTATGACTCCGAAGGAAACATCGAGCGTCGGCACGACGGTCGCAACATGGCGACGGCATACGAGCACGACTCGCGCGACCGGCAAGTTGCCTCTGTGGCTGACGCGAACTACACCGACCGCGGAACGCTCTCAAGCCTACCGACCGCACTTTCGCTGCGCACCGAAACCGACTACGACCTTGCATCGAACGTCACCGAAGTTCGCTCTCCGCGCTACTTTGACTCCGGCGATAGCGAGGGCTACCAGAAAGCCAAAGAGACCTGGACCTACAACGGAAGGGGTCTGATTGCGACTCACACCGAGGCGCCCGGCACCGCTGAAGCGGCGACTGAGTCGTTCGCTTACGACCTGCTGGGGCGCCGCATCGAGCGGACTGACTTTGCTGGGAAGGTTTGGAAAACCCATTACGAGGATTGCTGCGGCCAAGTGATGGCCAGCGAGAACCCACTGGGCCATGGCTCGATCGTTCGCAAAGACGCTGTTGGGCGGACGATTCACCAGGTATCGACCGAAGACTACACGTCACACGTGGCGTCGCTTGATAATCCTGTCGATGCCAAGACGCTTCGTGAGATGACGACTAAATATGATGGTCGAGGCCGACCGATCGCCCGAACGACTTGGCTGGTTGCGAGAGGGACGGTCGATGCGACCGATCCGCCGATCGCCGGACTGGGCGGGGTGTCGGCAGCGGACGGACTGACCGAACAGTTCCTGTACGACGACGATCTAACCGATGACGTGGGCCTGGACAGCAGTGGCGGGATGTCGCTTCTGATCGGCAGCGATCCAGTGTCGCTCTCGGCGGCCCTCACCAAGCTCGCCGATACAGAAGCCAATGGTGGTGCGGGTGTTACCTTCGATGCTGATGCGACCGGTTCGGCCCGCGTGACGATCAATCCGGAAGGGGAGGTGCGATACGCCATCTCCGATGCTGCTGGACGTAGCGTGATGAGCGGGGTGCTGAAAGCCAGCGACTCTTCACTGATCACATGGAACTGCAGTGTCCATGACGCAACCACCACGGTCAGCGGCTTCGGCACGGTGCTGGTTTCAAAGAGCGTCAATGCGCTTGGTAAGGTGAACCAGCAGTATACCGATGCGGCGGGGCGGACGATCCAAAGCCTTGATGCCCTCGGCAAAATCACCAGCTATGAGTTCGACGCGGCAGGCAACCAGCTGAAGGTGCGTGATCCGAACGGTGTTGGCCAGGACTGCACCTACGATGCGTTAGGCCGAGACCTGACATGCACCGACACCAGCAGCGCCGTGGTCAGCAGCAGCTACGATACGGCGGGCAACAAGATCGCAGCAACGGACGCCAAGAGCGAGACGACGACCTACGCGTTCGATGCTCGGGGTCGTCAGGTGATGCAAACTGACCGACTCGGCGGCGAGACTGAGTTCGCCTATTCGGCAACCGGCCAGCTGCTTAGCCTGACAGATGCTCAGGATCAAGTGACCAGCTACACCTACAACGACGCTGGCACCAAGCTGACCGAGACGTACCCGGACCACGTCCCCAGCAGTACGCCAGGGCAAACCGGCTACGGCATCGTCAGCTTCACCCCAGATGCGACTGGGCGGACGGAGGTCCGCATGGACCAGCAGGGTGACACCTGCACCTACGCCTACGACTTGGCCGGGCGGTTGCTTGACAAGGTCTACGCGGCCAACGCTTCCGGACCACTTTCTGGCCAGGGGCATACGGACACGTTCACCTACGATGATGCCGGGCGGACCTTGACGGCGGTCAGTGGCCGATACACGAACACCGTGACCTACACCTACGACGATGCGGGCCGCAAGGCGACCGAAGCCCTCACAATGGGTGGCCAGACCTACACGACCGCGACCGATTACGACGCGGTTGGTCAAGTGTCCGGCTACACGTATCCCGATGGGACCGCGGTCGCCCGCACCTACAGCGACCGCGGCCAGTTGGCCACGATCGCATATGCAAGCACGACGGTGGATACCCGCAGCTACGACGATGGTGGCCGGATGACGGGTTCTGCCTATAATAACGGAGTGAGCGCAATCCGAGCCTACAATACCGATAACACGCTAGCGTCGATTACCCATAGCGGCGCTGCGGTGGGGAACTACACCTACGGCTGGGACTCGAACAAGAACAAGACGTCAGAGGCAATCACTGGCACGCTATCCGGCTACGGGTTCGACGTGGGCTCCAGCGGCTACGATGACGAAGATCGCCTGGTCAACTGGGAGCGGGACGACAGCAGCCTTGATCAATCCTGGAACCTCAGCCTAGTAGGGGACTGGAACAGCTTTACGGAGAACGCCAGTTCTCAGGCACGCACCCACGGCCCAACGCACGAGATGCTGACTGTGGCTGGCCAAGCCGTGACACATGACACCAAGGGGAACACAACGTCGATCCCGGCGGTGCTGCGTGCTGGCAGCGACCCACTGGCGATGAAGTGGGACTTCGAGAACAAACTGATCGGGGCGGATATCGACAATGATGCCACTGATGATGTGACGTACCAATGGGATGCGCTGCTTCGGCGCGTCGGGCGTGACGATGGCACAACGGCCAGCATCTATGTGCAGAACGGGCAGCAAACGGTGGCCGACTATACGTCCGGCACGGCGGCAACGAGTCCGACCTATACCTACATCTACGCCAGCTACGTTGATGAACCGGTCGTCCGCGCCGGTGGCAGCGGTCTGCGGTACTACCACCGCAACCAACAGTACAGCATCATCGCCCTGACCAACGCCAGCGGCACCGTGATGGAGCGCTACGCCTACTCGGCCTACGGCACGCCCACGATCATGGATGCGTCGGGAACGGTGCTTGCAGCCAGTGCCGAGAACAACCGCTACCTCTACACGGGCCGCGAGTACGACGAGGTACTCGATCTGTACCACTACCGTGCTCGCATGTATGACTCGGCCAGTGGTAGGTTCTGCTCCAGAGATCCAATTGGGTACGAGGGAAGTCCGTGGAACGTGTACGAGTATGTTGGCGGCCGCTCGACAAACGACGTTGATCCATCTGGGCTCGTCAGACTCGCGAATTGTCAAGCAATCTTTATTCTGTGCGCAAGAGCTGCTCAGGCCGCTCATAAAGCATGCATGAGAACACGGAAAGCATCTATACAATGCGGAATTGAAAAAGCATTGTTCATCGGAATTTGCTCTGCTGCAAAACAAACGTGTTGGGCGGTAAACGCTGGAAGAGTTGGCAGAGGATGCGTGATAATCATGATCGTTCCGCCGGACATGGACCCGGACAATCCCCTCCCTCCTGGCGTGACCTAAACTCTGCTCTAAAACAACTCATGTCCAGTTTGGAGATTTGGATGCCGTTCCCTAGTGACGTTCAACGACGTGTCGCGCACATTGATGTCTTGAGTGAAAATGTGTTTGCAGAATCCATATTATATTGGAATCACGGTTTTGAAGTAGAGCAGCGATGGATGAAAGTGAATGCTGCCTCGCGACCGATGCGAATAGGTTCTGGAGACGCACTCGATCTTGACTGTGATTGCGACGTGGTGATCTCTGCACCAGAAGGCGGAGTAGTTCATGTCAACGGCAATTTAGGATGCGACATTGTCGCTGGTGGACGCCTAGAATTGGTTGTTCGGGGAAACGTGTTAGAAAACTCCACAATTCGCGTCAATGGATTCCTGCACATTTACGTCAGAGGATCACTATACGGTCAAATCGAGGCAACTGATTCTTCAAAGATCTGGATTGACGGAGACGTGTCGGGCCATATCAAAACCGGTGATCCGTCGACAAATCTAAACATTGCTGGCAATTATTTCGGGGGAATAACATCGAAAGACGTTGATGCTGGAATGCTTTTTCTGTGTATCGAAGGCTTTGCATCTGACGAATCGATGTGTTCGCTTGCGACAATAGGCTACAGCGTTTTCACTGCAAGTGTTGGATCTAGTAATGTCGAGCCAGGATTCTATCCAAACGGATCAATCGCATGTCAAACACAGTTTGGCTATAGCTCAAGTCGGTGGTGCGTTCATAGGCAAAACAATCGCGGAACCGATCAAAGAGGACGGAGGTGAATGGCACGGGCGTAAGCGGGAACGTCAATATGTAGTCGGAACAGTATTTTGCTGGCGGAACCGGTAGTGCAAGCAAACCGTTTGGGCATTTCGTGCACCACGAATCGGATGAAATGCACGGCAGAATCCAGTTGAATGAGTGGTGATATCGCTACCCATTCATGGAGACCCTGCCGTGCTCAAAAAGCTTACCCAGTCCGATGCCCAACTGCAAAGCAAGATCCGCTCAGCCTCGCAGCTTGTTGACGAATTTCTCTCTCCCAATCCCCACGTCTTGCGAGTCTGCGATGAACTTGGCTACGAGTTCCGTGATCGAGTTTTTAATCCAATGATCACCGTTTGGATGTTTGTCACGCAGGTCATCTCTGCGGATAAGAGTTGCCAGAAGGCCGTTGCCCGTTTGAATGCTTTCCGCATTGCCAAAGGGCTATCCAAAGTCAGCAGCGAAACCACGTCGTACTGCAAAGCACGATGCCGGCTTCCCGAAGTTCTCTTTGAACGACTGCTTCGCTGGACCGCCTCGTGCTGCGAAGAAGCAACCAGTGATACTTGGCTATTTCGCGATCGCGTCGTCGAGATGGTCGACGGTTGGACGGTCACGATGGCCGGAGAAATCAAATGGGTCAGGTCTCTTTGCTGAGTAATCCACGCGATGCACCGGAGTGAAACGATGTTGGAACAGGCCGCCGCAAGGCGGCCTTTCTCATTGGCGGGCAGGATGCCCGCCGGTTCTTCGGCGGGATGCCGACCACGCGCAACGACCGCGCAAGCTTCGAGCGCACTGGAGCGAAGCGACAGCGACGACAGGAAGTCGTCGCAATCTTCGGCACGATGCCGCCACGCTGGGCGTAGAGCGCACTCGCCGAAGGCACGGCGCCCCGGATGGTCGCCGCATGAACCAGCCCGGTGGCATGGATGCCGCCCGGCGAAGGCGGCATGGAGCGAGGAACGAGCGGGGCGCCTTCGCCGGGTCGTAGCGACCAAACGTAGGGAAGGCGCAGTGACGAGGGACGAGGAACGGAGACCGCACCGGAGTGCCCGAGCGGAGACCGGGCGCCCGAGAGCGAAGCCGACGCGCAGCCATGGATGGCGAAGTGTCGGCGCAGCGAACCGAGGCAGGATGCCGATAAAGACGGGAGGCAGGATGCCGTACACCGCTCAGTGAACACCGTAGCGAACGGGCCGGCCGCTCAAAGGCCGGGCAGGTGAGCGGTGGGCAACCGAACGACATGCAAGGCGGCGGCGGAGCGACGAGCGACAGCGAAGTAAGTGCAGTCCGTTCCGCGAAATGCCCGTAACCCAACCGACAGGCTCCGCGCACCGACCGCGCACCGGCGCTCCGAACGATCCTCCACCGCCAGAAATCGTGGCAGCACGAAAACGTTAACCACCGATGCGGCTCCCAAGCCGCCCGCACCGCGAGCGATCACGACGCCTTTTTCGTTCGTGACAGCGAGTTGATTAACCGAGTGACGGCGCGTCGATCGTGTTCGGGCAACTTACTGAACTGCTGAAACTTCTTCCAAAGCTTCTTGGTCTCCTCGTCCATCTCCTGCGCGTTCT
Protein-coding regions in this window:
- a CDS encoding RHS repeat-associated core domain-containing protein; its protein translation is MFQWKRFHRSRDFFRSGNLGQGVLSSFDMRLFLEYDGESAYDVETHSDGMGGYNVNDNFSSYIEIPESSIKLGLGTYSGNVWYPENRNRAEKLEIFDDQMQPVSAVVISYSPMDYPSFPGAKYAKLTTWDGGTFLFELTMAHADSNWDATDNHPTDGRLIEAKDRYGIGYDITYKTWTPAQITASPSRQWQIDNVTDTNGRTISFTYDTVQHAGLWVVEKVTLPNSDEIEYRYLNGFLNEIEYPDGTISTITFSDSANGMFKMSFSEKAAEPGHRNKTVLFAGMASVYQGDVIPSTFGVVRMVSNGEDEPTYYSFTTPQGPHDPTTSTSGHHAGSWVYEGGGRLFAEVELSSANSLNYLTPRRHLKDGWLANLDELGNPMTTLSASQLFAGTFETHFEQFAAGTHADVFRGKARRTIDAQGHEVIHAFSSGSRSTGQAVDNRLRSDYADNSFETYCYNSRNQVTRYRDRAGHVTHTDYDSSGRVTSYEVGLEDSSSNVETSDPYTGTSTYDRCATDDVQTTEHATYQWTYYSSGTSVGLVETYTDARGNVTDYEYDAKRRLYKVIAPPEASGGTRAELVYTYDSQGRVEKITNPIGDDIQYVYDDRNRIISTIYDDGTTERVIYGTGNDLALMLKTIDRNGVVTTYDYDSADRMVTRVTAAAQMTGGIETATPDLAATETFAYLNGTFDVIERNARGSKSYTVYDYRGRPVEKTRSPRDGKTLETVRVYVNNQLFKSEDPFGRNTYFAYDATDGRLIRTVAGTVPGFSLTNASAVISLLRDTSANADYVVSDTIYDSEGNIERRHDGRNMATAYEHDSRDRQVASVADANYTDRGTLSSLPTALSLRTETDYDLASNVTEVRSPRYFDSGDSEGYQKAKETWTYNGRGLIATHTEAPGTAEAATESFAYDLLGRRIERTDFAGKVWKTHYEDCCGQVMASENPLGHGSIVRKDAVGRTIHQVSTEDYTSHVASLDNPVDAKTLREMTTKYDGRGRPIARTTWLVARGTVDATDPPIAGLGGVSAADGLTEQFLYDDDLTDDVGLDSSGGMSLLIGSDPVSLSAALTKLADTEANGGAGVTFDADATGSARVTINPEGEVRYAISDAAGRSVMSGVLKASDSSLITWNCSVHDATTTVSGFGTVLVSKSVNALGKVNQQYTDAAGRTIQSLDALGKITSYEFDAAGNQLKVRDPNGVGQDCTYDALGRDLTCTDTSSAVVSSSYDTAGNKIAATDAKSETTTYAFDARGRQVMQTDRLGGETEFAYSATGQLLSLTDAQDQVTSYTYNDAGTKLTETYPDHVPSSTPGQTGYGIVSFTPDATGRTEVRMDQQGDTCTYAYDLAGRLLDKVYAANASGPLSGQGHTDTFTYDDAGRTLTAVSGRYTNTVTYTYDDAGRKATEALTMGGQTYTTATDYDAVGQVSGYTYPDGTAVARTYSDRGQLATIAYASTTVDTRSYDDGGRMTGSAYNNGVSAIRAYNTDNTLASITHSGAAVGNYTYGWDSNKNKTSEAITGTLSGYGFDVGSSGYDDEDRLVNWERDDSSLDQSWNLSLVGDWNSFTENASSQARTHGPTHEMLTVAGQAVTHDTKGNTTSIPAVLRAGSDPLAMKWDFENKLIGADIDNDATDDVTYQWDALLRRVGRDDGTTASIYVQNGQQTVADYTSGTAATSPTYTYIYASYVDEPVVRAGGSGLRYYHRNQQYSIIALTNASGTVMERYAYSAYGTPTIMDASGTVLAASAENNRYLYTGREYDEVLDLYHYRARMYDSASGRFCSRDPIGYEGSPWNVYEYVGGRSTNDVDPSGLVRLANCQAIFILCARAAQAAHKACMRTRKASIQCGIEKALFIGICSAAKQTCWAVNAGRVGRGCVIIMIVPPDMDPDNPLPPGVT